One stretch of Oncorhynchus clarkii lewisi isolate Uvic-CL-2024 chromosome 3, UVic_Ocla_1.0, whole genome shotgun sequence DNA includes these proteins:
- the LOC139399041 gene encoding FERM, ARHGEF and pleckstrin domain-containing protein 1-like isoform X5, with product MVEPEHRASAAQRLGAQETLGISTLDPGHRPPTMPPGRHVSIKIRMLDDTEEVFDVSQRASGKVVFDLVCTHLNLVEGDYFSLEYQDHHKMMVWLDLLKPIVKQLRRPKHTVLRFVVKFFPPDHTQLLEELTRYLFALQVKHDLACGRLACNDSSAALLVSHIIQSEIGDFEESQSRQHLLNNSYIPDQVALIDRIMEFHSKNVGQTPAESDYQLLEVARRLELYGVRLHPAKDREGSKLSLAVAHTGVLVFQGHTKINAFNWSKVRKLSFKRKRFLIKLRPDLNQSSYQDTLEFLMGSRDCCKVFWKICVEYHAFFRLFEEPKPKPKPVLFTRGSSFRFSGRTQKQVIDYVKDSEFKKIPFERKHSRVQHSSSRLSPLPSPHRPQVPKESVSRAPGDIVDSPPRRHWKESVLVSAEDPSALRTRSSPSSQRNGAHSEERPGPGAEPGPARQPHPEHLNTAGVVSNSPHLSVSSGNSQGMVNGQKPVELCGHSPDGRQPSPLTSPLLNDAGSVRTDDEDEVRRKRFPTDKAYFIAKELLTTERTYLKDLEVVTVSFQNLVGKDEAAPDSLKSTIFSNFDPLYKFHSGFLREVEQRLALWEGRSNAHIKGDYQRIGDVMLKNLQGLKPLTAHLQKHSEALVELEKACRGSRRLEVLVRDFELQKVCYIPLNVFILRPLHRLLHYKQILERLCKHYPPTHVDFRDCRAALADVSEVVAQLHGSMIKMENFQKLLELKKDLIGIDSLVTPGREFIRLGCLSKLSGKGLQQRMFFLFNDVLLYTSRGMTATNQFKVHGQLPLHDMTIRESEDEWGVPHAFTLVGQRQSVVVAASSLSEMEKWMEDIKMAIDLAETSNGHTADLLARSLTDNKSTTEDSCAEAESEDDLMASRTSLERQAPHRGNTTVHVCWHRNTSVSMVDFSIAVENQLSGNLLRKFKNSNGWQKLWVVFTNFSLFFYKTHQDDYPLASLPLLGYSVTIPTESENIHKDYVFKLHFKSHVYYFRSESEYTFERWMEVIRSATVSASSTRILSRKEPHPY from the exons CAAAGAGCCTCTGGCAAGGTGGTGTTTGACCTGGTGTGTACCCACCTGAACCTCGTTGAAGGGGACTACTTCAGCCTAGAGTACCAAGACCACCACAAGATGATG GTTTGGCTAGACCTCCTTAAGCCAATAGTCAAGCAGCTGAGAC GGCCCAAGCACACAGTCCTGCGATTTGTGGTGAAGTTTTTCCCCCCTGACCACACCCAACTACTGGAGGAACTGACTAG GTACCTCTTCGCCCTGCAAGTCAAGCATGACCTTGCCTGTGGACGTCTGGCCTGCAACGACAGTAGCGCGGCCCTGCTGGTCTCCCATATTATCCAGT CTGAGATTGGGGACTTTGAGGAGAGCCAGAGTCGGCAGCACCTCCTCAACAACAGCTACATTCCAGACCAGGTGGCTCTGATCGACAGGATCATGGAGTTCCACTCCAAGAATGT GGGTCAGACGCCAGCAGAGTCGGACTACCAGCTGCTGGAGGTGGCACGCAGGCTGGAGCTGTACGGAGTGAGACTGCATCCTGCCAAGGACCGCGAGGGCAGCAAGCTGAGCCTGGCCGTGGCGCACACTGGTGTCCTGGTCTTTCAG GGACACACCAAGATCAATGCCTTCAACTGGTCCAAAGTGCGCAAATTGAGCTTCAAACGGAAGCGGTTTCTCATTAAGCTCAGACCAGACCTGAAC CAGAGCTCTTACCAGGACACTCTGGAGTTCCTGATGGGTAGCAGGGACTGCTGTAAAGTATTCTGGAAGATCTGTGTGGAATACCACGCCTTTTTCCGCCTCTTCGAGGAGCCCAAACCCAAACCCAAGCCTGTCCTCTTCACCCGAGGCTCCTCCTTCAGATTCAG CGGTCGGACCCAGAAGCAGGTGATTGATTACGTGAAGGATTCTGAGTTTAAGAAGATTCCCTTTGAAAG GAAACACAGCCGGGTCCAGCACAGCAGCAGCCGTCTGTCTCCACTGCCTTCCCCGCACCGCCCTCAAGTGCCAAAAGAA AGTGTGAGCCGTGCTCCAGGAGACATAGTGGACTCTCCGCCACGCCGTCACTGGAAGGAGTCCGTGTTGGTGAGCGCCGAAGACCCATCGGCCCTGCGGACCAGAAGCAGCCCCTCCAGCCAGAGGAATGGGGCACACAGCGAGGAAAGGCCAGGCCCCGGGGCAGAACCAGGCCCAGCCAGGCAGCCCCACCCAGAACATCTGAACACAG CAGGAGTGGTGTCCAACAGCCCccatctctccgtctcctccgGTAACTCCCAGGGCATGGTCAACGGTCAGAAGCCGGTCGAGCTCTGTGGTCACAGTCCGGACGGTCGGCAGCCCTCCCCGCTTACCAGCCCCCTGCTCAACGATGCCGGAAGCGTGCGCACCGACGATGAAGACGAGGTTCGGAGGAAG AGATTCCCCACCGACAAGGCCTACTTTATTGCCAAGGAGCTGCTGACCACAGAGAGGACCTATCTGAAGGACCTGGAGGTTGTGACTGTG TCTTTTCAGAACTTGGTGGGAAAAGATGAAGCTGCACCGGACTCCCTGAAGAGCACCATCTTCTCCAACTTTGACCCTCTGTACAAGTTCCACTCCGGCTTCCTCAGAGAGGTGGAGCAGAGACTGGCTCTATG ggaAGGGCGCTCCAATGCCCACATTAAAGGAGATTACCAGCGCATCGGTGATGTCATGCTGAAGAATCTACAGGGCCTGAAG CCGCTGACTGCCCACCTCCAGAAGCACTCGGAGGCCCTGGTGGAGCTGGAGAAGGCATGCCGGGGCTCCCGGCGGCTGGAGGTGCTGGTCCGGGACTTTGAGCTGCAGAAGGTGTGCTACATCCCTCTCAACGTGTTCATCCTCAGGCCCCTGCACCGCCTCTTGCATTACAAGCAGATCCTGGAGCGTCTGTGCAAACACTACCCCCCCACACACGTGGATTTCAGGGACTGCAGAG CCGCGCTGGCGGACGTGTCAGAGGTGGTGGCCCAGCTCCACGGCAGCATGATCAAGATGGAGAACTTCCAGAAGCTTCTGGAGCTTAAGAAGGATTTGATTGGCATCGACAGTCTAGTCACTCCAGGGCGG GAGTTCATCCGGCTAGGCTGCCTCAGCAAGCTGTCTGGAAAAGGCCTCCAGCAACGAATGTTTTTCCTG TTCAATGATGTCCTCTTGTATACGAGTCGAGGGATGACGGCGACGAACCAGTTCAAAGTGCATGGGCAGCTCCCTCTCCATGACATGACA ATCCGGGAGAGCGAGGACGAGTGGGGTGTGCCTCACGCCTTCACCCTGGTTGGGCAGCGTCAGTCAGTGGTGGTAGCAGCTAG tTCCCTGTCAGAGATGGAGAAGTGGATGGAGGACATTAAGATGGCCATTGACTTGGCAGAGACCAGCAACGGCCACACGGCTGACCTGCTGGCCAGAAGTCTGACTGATAACA AATCCACAACAGAGGACTCCTGTGCGGAGGCGGAGTCTGAGGACGACCTGATGGCGTCACGCACCTCCCTGGAGAGGCAGGCCCCTCACCGTGGTAACACCACGGTGCACGTGTGCTGGCACAGGAACACCAGCGTGTCCATGGTGGACTTTAGCATAGCTGTGGAG AATCAGCTGTCAGGAAACCTGCTGAGGAAGTTCAAGAACAGCAATGGCTGGCAGAAACTCTGGGTGGTCTTCACCAACTTCAGCCTGTTCTTCTACAAGACCCACCAG gaTGATTATCCTCTGGCCAGTCTCCCCCTGTTGGGCTACTCGGTCACCATCCCCACTGAGTCTGAAAACATCCACAAGGACTATGTCTTCAAACTGCATTTCAAATCCCACGTCTACTACTTCAGATCTGAGAGCGAATACACTTTTGAGAG GTGGATGGAGGTCATTCGCAGTGCCACCGTCTCTGCCAGCAGCACCCGCATTCTGAGCCGGAAAGAGCCCCATCCGTACTGA
- the LOC139399041 gene encoding FERM, ARHGEF and pleckstrin domain-containing protein 1-like isoform X1 — translation MVEPEHRASAAQRLGAQETLGISTLDPGHRPPTMPPGRHVSIKIRMLDDTEEVFDVSQRASGKVVFDLVCTHLNLVEGDYFSLEYQDHHKMMVWLDLLKPIVKQLRRPKHTVLRFVVKFFPPDHTQLLEELTRYLFALQVKHDLACGRLACNDSSAALLVSHIIQSEIGDFEESQSRQHLLNNSYIPDQVALIDRIMEFHSKNVGQTPAESDYQLLEVARRLELYGVRLHPAKDREGSKLSLAVAHTGVLVFQGHTKINAFNWSKVRKLSFKRKRFLIKLRPDLNQSSYQDTLEFLMGSRDCCKVFWKICVEYHAFFRLFEEPKPKPKPVLFTRGSSFRFSGRTQKQVIDYVKDSEFKKIPFERKHSRVQHSSSRLSPLPSPHRPQVPKEVSVSFESVSRAPGDIVDSPPRRHWKESVLVSAEDPSALRTRSSPSSQRNGAHSEERPGPGAEPGPARQPHPEHLNTAGVVSNSPHLSVSSGNSQGMVNGQKPVELCGHSPDGRQPSPLTSPLLNDAGSVRTDDEDEVRRKRFPTDKAYFIAKELLTTERTYLKDLEVVTVSFQNLVGKDEAAPDSLKSTIFSNFDPLYKFHSGFLREVEQRLALWEGRSNAHIKGDYQRIGDVMLKNLQGLKPLTAHLQKHSEALVELEKACRGSRRLEVLVRDFELQKVCYIPLNVFILRPLHRLLHYKQILERLCKHYPPTHVDFRDCRAALADVSEVVAQLHGSMIKMENFQKLLELKKDLIGIDSLVTPGREFIRLGCLSKLSGKGLQQRMFFLFNDVLLYTSRGMTATNQFKVHGQLPLHDMTIRESEDEWGVPHAFTLVGQRQSVVVAASSLSEMEKWMEDIKMAIDLAETSNGHTADLLARSLTDNKSTTEDSCAEAESEDDLMASRTSLERQAPHRGNTTVHVCWHRNTSVSMVDFSIAVENQLSGNLLRKFKNSNGWQKLWVVFTNFSLFFYKTHQDDYPLASLPLLGYSVTIPTESENIHKDYVFKLHFKSHVYYFRSESEYTFERWMEVIRSATVSASSTRILSRKEPHPY, via the exons CAAAGAGCCTCTGGCAAGGTGGTGTTTGACCTGGTGTGTACCCACCTGAACCTCGTTGAAGGGGACTACTTCAGCCTAGAGTACCAAGACCACCACAAGATGATG GTTTGGCTAGACCTCCTTAAGCCAATAGTCAAGCAGCTGAGAC GGCCCAAGCACACAGTCCTGCGATTTGTGGTGAAGTTTTTCCCCCCTGACCACACCCAACTACTGGAGGAACTGACTAG GTACCTCTTCGCCCTGCAAGTCAAGCATGACCTTGCCTGTGGACGTCTGGCCTGCAACGACAGTAGCGCGGCCCTGCTGGTCTCCCATATTATCCAGT CTGAGATTGGGGACTTTGAGGAGAGCCAGAGTCGGCAGCACCTCCTCAACAACAGCTACATTCCAGACCAGGTGGCTCTGATCGACAGGATCATGGAGTTCCACTCCAAGAATGT GGGTCAGACGCCAGCAGAGTCGGACTACCAGCTGCTGGAGGTGGCACGCAGGCTGGAGCTGTACGGAGTGAGACTGCATCCTGCCAAGGACCGCGAGGGCAGCAAGCTGAGCCTGGCCGTGGCGCACACTGGTGTCCTGGTCTTTCAG GGACACACCAAGATCAATGCCTTCAACTGGTCCAAAGTGCGCAAATTGAGCTTCAAACGGAAGCGGTTTCTCATTAAGCTCAGACCAGACCTGAAC CAGAGCTCTTACCAGGACACTCTGGAGTTCCTGATGGGTAGCAGGGACTGCTGTAAAGTATTCTGGAAGATCTGTGTGGAATACCACGCCTTTTTCCGCCTCTTCGAGGAGCCCAAACCCAAACCCAAGCCTGTCCTCTTCACCCGAGGCTCCTCCTTCAGATTCAG CGGTCGGACCCAGAAGCAGGTGATTGATTACGTGAAGGATTCTGAGTTTAAGAAGATTCCCTTTGAAAG GAAACACAGCCGGGTCCAGCACAGCAGCAGCCGTCTGTCTCCACTGCCTTCCCCGCACCGCCCTCAAGTGCCAAAAGAAGTCAGTGTCTCCTTCGAG AGTGTGAGCCGTGCTCCAGGAGACATAGTGGACTCTCCGCCACGCCGTCACTGGAAGGAGTCCGTGTTGGTGAGCGCCGAAGACCCATCGGCCCTGCGGACCAGAAGCAGCCCCTCCAGCCAGAGGAATGGGGCACACAGCGAGGAAAGGCCAGGCCCCGGGGCAGAACCAGGCCCAGCCAGGCAGCCCCACCCAGAACATCTGAACACAG CAGGAGTGGTGTCCAACAGCCCccatctctccgtctcctccgGTAACTCCCAGGGCATGGTCAACGGTCAGAAGCCGGTCGAGCTCTGTGGTCACAGTCCGGACGGTCGGCAGCCCTCCCCGCTTACCAGCCCCCTGCTCAACGATGCCGGAAGCGTGCGCACCGACGATGAAGACGAGGTTCGGAGGAAG AGATTCCCCACCGACAAGGCCTACTTTATTGCCAAGGAGCTGCTGACCACAGAGAGGACCTATCTGAAGGACCTGGAGGTTGTGACTGTG TCTTTTCAGAACTTGGTGGGAAAAGATGAAGCTGCACCGGACTCCCTGAAGAGCACCATCTTCTCCAACTTTGACCCTCTGTACAAGTTCCACTCCGGCTTCCTCAGAGAGGTGGAGCAGAGACTGGCTCTATG ggaAGGGCGCTCCAATGCCCACATTAAAGGAGATTACCAGCGCATCGGTGATGTCATGCTGAAGAATCTACAGGGCCTGAAG CCGCTGACTGCCCACCTCCAGAAGCACTCGGAGGCCCTGGTGGAGCTGGAGAAGGCATGCCGGGGCTCCCGGCGGCTGGAGGTGCTGGTCCGGGACTTTGAGCTGCAGAAGGTGTGCTACATCCCTCTCAACGTGTTCATCCTCAGGCCCCTGCACCGCCTCTTGCATTACAAGCAGATCCTGGAGCGTCTGTGCAAACACTACCCCCCCACACACGTGGATTTCAGGGACTGCAGAG CCGCGCTGGCGGACGTGTCAGAGGTGGTGGCCCAGCTCCACGGCAGCATGATCAAGATGGAGAACTTCCAGAAGCTTCTGGAGCTTAAGAAGGATTTGATTGGCATCGACAGTCTAGTCACTCCAGGGCGG GAGTTCATCCGGCTAGGCTGCCTCAGCAAGCTGTCTGGAAAAGGCCTCCAGCAACGAATGTTTTTCCTG TTCAATGATGTCCTCTTGTATACGAGTCGAGGGATGACGGCGACGAACCAGTTCAAAGTGCATGGGCAGCTCCCTCTCCATGACATGACA ATCCGGGAGAGCGAGGACGAGTGGGGTGTGCCTCACGCCTTCACCCTGGTTGGGCAGCGTCAGTCAGTGGTGGTAGCAGCTAG tTCCCTGTCAGAGATGGAGAAGTGGATGGAGGACATTAAGATGGCCATTGACTTGGCAGAGACCAGCAACGGCCACACGGCTGACCTGCTGGCCAGAAGTCTGACTGATAACA AATCCACAACAGAGGACTCCTGTGCGGAGGCGGAGTCTGAGGACGACCTGATGGCGTCACGCACCTCCCTGGAGAGGCAGGCCCCTCACCGTGGTAACACCACGGTGCACGTGTGCTGGCACAGGAACACCAGCGTGTCCATGGTGGACTTTAGCATAGCTGTGGAG AATCAGCTGTCAGGAAACCTGCTGAGGAAGTTCAAGAACAGCAATGGCTGGCAGAAACTCTGGGTGGTCTTCACCAACTTCAGCCTGTTCTTCTACAAGACCCACCAG gaTGATTATCCTCTGGCCAGTCTCCCCCTGTTGGGCTACTCGGTCACCATCCCCACTGAGTCTGAAAACATCCACAAGGACTATGTCTTCAAACTGCATTTCAAATCCCACGTCTACTACTTCAGATCTGAGAGCGAATACACTTTTGAGAG GTGGATGGAGGTCATTCGCAGTGCCACCGTCTCTGCCAGCAGCACCCGCATTCTGAGCCGGAAAGAGCCCCATCCGTACTGA
- the LOC139399041 gene encoding FERM, ARHGEF and pleckstrin domain-containing protein 1-like isoform X4, translated as MVEPEHRASAAQRLGAQETLGISTLDPGHRPPTMPPGRHVSIKIRMLDDTEEVFDVSQRASGKVVFDLVCTHLNLVEGDYFSLEYQDHHKMMVWLDLLKPIVKQLRRPKHTVLRFVVKFFPPDHTQLLEELTRYLFALQVKHDLACGRLACNDSSAALLVSHIIQSEIGDFEESQSRQHLLNNSYIPDQVALIDRIMEFHSKNVGQTPAESDYQLLEVARRLELYGVRLHPAKDREGSKLSLAVAHTGVLVFQGHTKINAFNWSKVRKLSFKRKRFLIKLRPDLNQSSYQDTLEFLMGSRDCCKVFWKICVEYHAFFRLFEEPKPKPKPVLFTRGSSFRFSGRTQKQVIDYVKDSEFKKIPFERKHSRVQHSSSRLSPLPSPHRPQVPKEVSVSFESVSRAPGDIVDSPPRRHWKESVLVSAEDPSALRTRSSPSSQRNGAHSEERPGPGAEPGPARQPHPEHLNTGVVSNSPHLSVSSGNSQGMVNGQKPVELCGHSPDGRQPSPLTSPLLNDAGSVRTDDEDERFPTDKAYFIAKELLTTERTYLKDLEVVTVSFQNLVGKDEAAPDSLKSTIFSNFDPLYKFHSGFLREVEQRLALWEGRSNAHIKGDYQRIGDVMLKNLQGLKPLTAHLQKHSEALVELEKACRGSRRLEVLVRDFELQKVCYIPLNVFILRPLHRLLHYKQILERLCKHYPPTHVDFRDCRAALADVSEVVAQLHGSMIKMENFQKLLELKKDLIGIDSLVTPGREFIRLGCLSKLSGKGLQQRMFFLFNDVLLYTSRGMTATNQFKVHGQLPLHDMTIRESEDEWGVPHAFTLVGQRQSVVVAASSLSEMEKWMEDIKMAIDLAETSNGHTADLLARSLTDNKSTTEDSCAEAESEDDLMASRTSLERQAPHRGNTTVHVCWHRNTSVSMVDFSIAVENQLSGNLLRKFKNSNGWQKLWVVFTNFSLFFYKTHQDDYPLASLPLLGYSVTIPTESENIHKDYVFKLHFKSHVYYFRSESEYTFERWMEVIRSATVSASSTRILSRKEPHPY; from the exons CAAAGAGCCTCTGGCAAGGTGGTGTTTGACCTGGTGTGTACCCACCTGAACCTCGTTGAAGGGGACTACTTCAGCCTAGAGTACCAAGACCACCACAAGATGATG GTTTGGCTAGACCTCCTTAAGCCAATAGTCAAGCAGCTGAGAC GGCCCAAGCACACAGTCCTGCGATTTGTGGTGAAGTTTTTCCCCCCTGACCACACCCAACTACTGGAGGAACTGACTAG GTACCTCTTCGCCCTGCAAGTCAAGCATGACCTTGCCTGTGGACGTCTGGCCTGCAACGACAGTAGCGCGGCCCTGCTGGTCTCCCATATTATCCAGT CTGAGATTGGGGACTTTGAGGAGAGCCAGAGTCGGCAGCACCTCCTCAACAACAGCTACATTCCAGACCAGGTGGCTCTGATCGACAGGATCATGGAGTTCCACTCCAAGAATGT GGGTCAGACGCCAGCAGAGTCGGACTACCAGCTGCTGGAGGTGGCACGCAGGCTGGAGCTGTACGGAGTGAGACTGCATCCTGCCAAGGACCGCGAGGGCAGCAAGCTGAGCCTGGCCGTGGCGCACACTGGTGTCCTGGTCTTTCAG GGACACACCAAGATCAATGCCTTCAACTGGTCCAAAGTGCGCAAATTGAGCTTCAAACGGAAGCGGTTTCTCATTAAGCTCAGACCAGACCTGAAC CAGAGCTCTTACCAGGACACTCTGGAGTTCCTGATGGGTAGCAGGGACTGCTGTAAAGTATTCTGGAAGATCTGTGTGGAATACCACGCCTTTTTCCGCCTCTTCGAGGAGCCCAAACCCAAACCCAAGCCTGTCCTCTTCACCCGAGGCTCCTCCTTCAGATTCAG CGGTCGGACCCAGAAGCAGGTGATTGATTACGTGAAGGATTCTGAGTTTAAGAAGATTCCCTTTGAAAG GAAACACAGCCGGGTCCAGCACAGCAGCAGCCGTCTGTCTCCACTGCCTTCCCCGCACCGCCCTCAAGTGCCAAAAGAAGTCAGTGTCTCCTTCGAG AGTGTGAGCCGTGCTCCAGGAGACATAGTGGACTCTCCGCCACGCCGTCACTGGAAGGAGTCCGTGTTGGTGAGCGCCGAAGACCCATCGGCCCTGCGGACCAGAAGCAGCCCCTCCAGCCAGAGGAATGGGGCACACAGCGAGGAAAGGCCAGGCCCCGGGGCAGAACCAGGCCCAGCCAGGCAGCCCCACCCAGAACATCTGAACACAG GAGTGGTGTCCAACAGCCCccatctctccgtctcctccgGTAACTCCCAGGGCATGGTCAACGGTCAGAAGCCGGTCGAGCTCTGTGGTCACAGTCCGGACGGTCGGCAGCCCTCCCCGCTTACCAGCCCCCTGCTCAACGATGCCGGAAGCGTGCGCACCGACGATGAAGACGAG AGATTCCCCACCGACAAGGCCTACTTTATTGCCAAGGAGCTGCTGACCACAGAGAGGACCTATCTGAAGGACCTGGAGGTTGTGACTGTG TCTTTTCAGAACTTGGTGGGAAAAGATGAAGCTGCACCGGACTCCCTGAAGAGCACCATCTTCTCCAACTTTGACCCTCTGTACAAGTTCCACTCCGGCTTCCTCAGAGAGGTGGAGCAGAGACTGGCTCTATG ggaAGGGCGCTCCAATGCCCACATTAAAGGAGATTACCAGCGCATCGGTGATGTCATGCTGAAGAATCTACAGGGCCTGAAG CCGCTGACTGCCCACCTCCAGAAGCACTCGGAGGCCCTGGTGGAGCTGGAGAAGGCATGCCGGGGCTCCCGGCGGCTGGAGGTGCTGGTCCGGGACTTTGAGCTGCAGAAGGTGTGCTACATCCCTCTCAACGTGTTCATCCTCAGGCCCCTGCACCGCCTCTTGCATTACAAGCAGATCCTGGAGCGTCTGTGCAAACACTACCCCCCCACACACGTGGATTTCAGGGACTGCAGAG CCGCGCTGGCGGACGTGTCAGAGGTGGTGGCCCAGCTCCACGGCAGCATGATCAAGATGGAGAACTTCCAGAAGCTTCTGGAGCTTAAGAAGGATTTGATTGGCATCGACAGTCTAGTCACTCCAGGGCGG GAGTTCATCCGGCTAGGCTGCCTCAGCAAGCTGTCTGGAAAAGGCCTCCAGCAACGAATGTTTTTCCTG TTCAATGATGTCCTCTTGTATACGAGTCGAGGGATGACGGCGACGAACCAGTTCAAAGTGCATGGGCAGCTCCCTCTCCATGACATGACA ATCCGGGAGAGCGAGGACGAGTGGGGTGTGCCTCACGCCTTCACCCTGGTTGGGCAGCGTCAGTCAGTGGTGGTAGCAGCTAG tTCCCTGTCAGAGATGGAGAAGTGGATGGAGGACATTAAGATGGCCATTGACTTGGCAGAGACCAGCAACGGCCACACGGCTGACCTGCTGGCCAGAAGTCTGACTGATAACA AATCCACAACAGAGGACTCCTGTGCGGAGGCGGAGTCTGAGGACGACCTGATGGCGTCACGCACCTCCCTGGAGAGGCAGGCCCCTCACCGTGGTAACACCACGGTGCACGTGTGCTGGCACAGGAACACCAGCGTGTCCATGGTGGACTTTAGCATAGCTGTGGAG AATCAGCTGTCAGGAAACCTGCTGAGGAAGTTCAAGAACAGCAATGGCTGGCAGAAACTCTGGGTGGTCTTCACCAACTTCAGCCTGTTCTTCTACAAGACCCACCAG gaTGATTATCCTCTGGCCAGTCTCCCCCTGTTGGGCTACTCGGTCACCATCCCCACTGAGTCTGAAAACATCCACAAGGACTATGTCTTCAAACTGCATTTCAAATCCCACGTCTACTACTTCAGATCTGAGAGCGAATACACTTTTGAGAG GTGGATGGAGGTCATTCGCAGTGCCACCGTCTCTGCCAGCAGCACCCGCATTCTGAGCCGGAAAGAGCCCCATCCGTACTGA